A region of the Bacillus sp. NP247 genome:
ATGTAAATGTAACACTTGTAATTGCAAAAAAAATCATCTTTTTTGTAAGTATCGTTTTTATCGCTTGGAAAGTTGTTCCGTGGATTATGAAAATGCTCGTACCACTTCGCGTAACAGAAGCGTTAATTAGTGCTGCACTTATTATTTGTTTCTCTTTTTCGTATTACAGTGAAATGATGGGAATTGCAGGTATTATTGGAGCATTTGCAGCTGGGATTGCGATTTCTCAAACAGAGTATAAGCATGAAGTGGAACATAAAATTGAACCGATTGCTTACGCGATATTCGTACCGGTTTTCTTCGTAAGTATCGGAATGGAAATTACATTTCAAGGTATCGGAAGCCAACTTTGGTTCATTATCATTATGACGCTCATTGCGATTTTCACAAAGTTAATTGGATCAGGTTTAGGAGCAAGACTAACAGGATTTAACTTACAATCTTCTATTAGTATCGGTGCAGGGATGGTATCACGCGGAGAAGTAGCGCTCATTATTGCAGCAAATGGATTAACTGCGAATTTATTAGCGAAAGAAAATTTCACAGCTATTGTCATTGTTGTTATATTGACGACGATTATTACGCCGCCACTTTTGAAGAAATATTTTGTATAGCGAGAAAGGGCTTATCTTATATAGGTAAGCTCTTTTTTTAAGCGAAAAAAGCACTGATTATGTAGCATGAATGGGTTGTAATTATGGTAAAATCTACGTATATGTAGGGTAAGGAGAGAAATAGATGAAGATTACGAGGGGGAAAGTTATAGGCGTAGTTATACTTCTTTTACTGTGCATGCCATTTATTGTAGGAAAAGAATCAAAGGTGAAAGATTTTCCGGTTTCTATGTTTTCTTCTCATGTCGAAGGCCGTTATCCACAAGAATATAAATACACTGCATTTTTACCAGACTTTGCAGTTTGGATAAAAGGATGGGAAAAGAAGTGGACAGAAGGGGAAAGAACCGTTTATCAAAAAGGGAATCGCACTGTAAATGTGTTTCATCCTCCTGGTGATGATGGCTATTATCTCTATGAAGAAGGAGAAAATGAGAAATAAAAAGCAACCGTAAGAAGTGGAGGTTAAATAGTGAAAGCTTCAACATTACTATTTAAAATTGAAAATAATATGGATCAATTTTCACCAGCTGAAAAGAAGGTTGCCATGTACATAATGGAGAACGCAGAGATTGTTCCAAATTTAACGACAAAAGAAGTGTCTACAAATGCGGGATCGAGTGAGGCGAGTGTTGTACGTTTTTGTAAAACAATCGGTATTGGAAGCTTTAAAGCATTTAAGATAGCACTCGTTCGTGAATTAACAATTGTTGATTATAATATTAACGATTTTTCAGTGATGAATACAGAAGACGGACCGTACGATTTGTTTAATAAAGTTACATATGTGAATAAAGCTGCAATTGAGGCGAGTGTTACTGCGATAGATAAGAAGGAACTTGAGAAAGCTGCAGATAGTATTGTAAATGCTAATAAGATCATATTTTATGGTGTAGGTGGATCAGCTACACCGGCGATGGACGGAGCTTATAAATTTACTAGGCTTGGATTTACTGCGATGATGCTATCTGATTTTCATATGATGTTGCCACTCGTAACGAATTTAAAAGAAGGAGATATATTTGTGGCGATTTCAACTTCTGGGCGGACGAAAGATGTGCTCGAAATGGCGCAATATGCGAAGAAGCGAGGAGCTACAGTTATTGCGATTACGAAGCTAGATCAATCATCTCCTTTATATAAAGCTGCAGACATTCGCCTTTGTATGCCGGATGTAGAGCAAGATCATCGTATTGCGAGTATTGCTTCGAGAATGACACAACTGAATATGATTGATGCTTTATATGTGATTACTTTTAATCGTATTGGTAATAAAGTGTTGGATCAATTTATGGAGACGCGAGAAGAAGCGTTGCGGTTACGGAAGTTAAAGTAGAAGAAAAGATGAGGAGACTCATCTTTTTTTATTATCTTTGACACAAATATGTCATGTTATGAAATTTTATTTCATAAAATAAGAAAGAGTTATTGATTTTTAATTTCTTGAAGTTATAATAAAAGTGTGAAATATAATTTCAAAGAGGGTGGCAATATGTTAGAAAATTTATCGACAGAACACCGTAATGAGAAAACGACGAATCTAGATGAGATGGGTATAAAAGAAGTGTTACAAAGTATGAATGAAGAAGATCGAACGGTTGCGTTAGCAGTTGAAAAAGAGATA
Encoded here:
- a CDS encoding MurR/RpiR family transcriptional regulator — translated: MKASTLLFKIENNMDQFSPAEKKVAMYIMENAEIVPNLTTKEVSTNAGSSEASVVRFCKTIGIGSFKAFKIALVRELTIVDYNINDFSVMNTEDGPYDLFNKVTYVNKAAIEASVTAIDKKELEKAADSIVNANKIIFYGVGGSATPAMDGAYKFTRLGFTAMMLSDFHMMLPLVTNLKEGDIFVAISTSGRTKDVLEMAQYAKKRGATVIAITKLDQSSPLYKAADIRLCMPDVEQDHRIASIASRMTQLNMIDALYVITFNRIGNKVLDQFMETREEALRLRKLK
- a CDS encoding cation:proton antiporter: MKNNPLTKVLLHIVGEDAMLFYFELVVILLCTKLAGDISVRLGQPSVLGKLIVGIIIGPAVLGIINSSELIDELSEIGVLLLMFMAGLETDLEELNRNLKSAFAVAMGGIIFPFLGGYLAGLAFGMLQSHAIFLGLLLCATSVSISVQTLRDLGKMNTRESTTILGAAVFDDVIVVILLAFVMSFLGTQDVNVTLVIAKKIIFFVSIVFIAWKVVPWIMKMLVPLRVTEALISAALIICFSFSYYSEMMGIAGIIGAFAAGIAISQTEYKHEVEHKIEPIAYAIFVPVFFVSIGMEITFQGIGSQLWFIIIMTLIAIFTKLIGSGLGARLTGFNLQSSISIGAGMVSRGEVALIIAANGLTANLLAKENFTAIVIVVILTTIITPPLLKKYFV
- a CDS encoding outer surface protein is translated as MKITRGKVIGVVILLLLCMPFIVGKESKVKDFPVSMFSSHVEGRYPQEYKYTAFLPDFAVWIKGWEKKWTEGERTVYQKGNRTVNVFHPPGDDGYYLYEEGENEK